The genomic DNA AATAAAAGATTAAGAGTCAACACATGGTGCCTACATCCATTCTGTGTCTATGTGAGCAAGGAGAATGCAGTattgttaatattatttttttatttttaaatattcttaTTTTTAATGTAACGTGTGATCTCATTCTGGCTTTTCAGCTCACTGGGCCAAACTCGACTGCAAACAGCATCATGGCTtctttccagcagcagcagagacctgCAGCCTCACAAGGTCAGCAGAATGTGTAGTGTTAAAGAATGTTTACATTATATCTCATTATCTCACAGGTAGCTGTTTGAACAACTTCATTTTTTTTGGATGCACATGTGATCTGTACCATATGTGAGCACACACTTGGGTTGGTTGTAAAGTCTAGGTACCATCATTTCTCCGTTCAGTCATTTGTCTGATTTTaaggtttgtctttttttttctttgtagcTGCTGAGGTCATGATGCCACCAAAAATGAGAAACGGAGTCAAGTGGAAGCTCGCTATTCTTATGTAAATTagtagttttaattttttttaactgtaaagtCAAATGGTAATTATGTAATAAATAAAGATTCAGTTCAGTCCTCTTACCAAATGTGTTAATTCTCTGGAGTTCAGAAATAAAACCACATGATATTGCATCCAGGTATTTCCagaatttaaacacagtttgaggaaaaaatgttttaatgatttAGGTGAACAGGTTTTAGTATCAATCAAAAGAGGCGAGGGCCTCTTTCTGCACCATCATTTAACAATCATACAGGTATTTAGAAAATGACacatttattgttgttttgGCTCTGTATTCCTGCACAGTGGATATGATTAGCATAAAAACATATCCCGGATTTGTCCCTTAATTTATATTAGGAttctgtaatgtaatgaaacTGTAGCCCTGTCATTTTCCTGCTGTGCTGCATATAAAACGTACACATTTCCTACACTGGATGTGAACACTTTGAAAGCTAAAAAGTCACACTTCACCCTCATAGTCCTTTATATTAAATCCAGTGAGCCACCACATTACTGTTGTATAAATGTGACCTTAAGCGAGGAACTGTTCCCTCAGTTGCTCTGCTGCTCCACAGCAGAAGATGAAACCTAATTTCTCAGGTGTAAAACTGCATGTTGCTGAAAATAGAAGCAAGGTAAcagcaatttctttttaaatcatgAAGTGACATAAATCCAGTGAAGATGGGTGTCTCTGAACCCAAAGTGAACTGAACCAAGTCCAGCTTTGTTCTGATATTCTCTTCAATCATCACATCCTCTTTGCCCGTTTGGAAGCGTTGCGCCTCTGGTTGATGGCCTTGGTGGTGACGCGGAGCTTGCGCAGGCGTAGCTGTCGCAGCCGGAGCTGCAGGTCCTTGGGGAGTTTCCCTCCCCTCGCCAAAATGTCTTTTAGCCTCTGTTTGGGCATCTTGGTGAGGCGGAAGTCACAGATTGTCGGGTAGTGGTCGTACATGACCTGGCAGGTGCGGGAGGAGGGGAAGTAGCCCTCTGCGCTGACCGTCACCTGGTACTCACCGGGATTCAGCAGCCGCCAGTAGTCTCCATCGGTAActggagaaaggaaagacagcAGAAGTTGACAGTGAGCAGAAATCATCAGAGGTGACctgaagtaacatttaggatATGATGAAAACGATTCAACCCTCCTGTtctcctcgggtcaaattttaacccattttcaaaaagtttctatatcagaaatgtgggtttctttcaaccaaattgtcaaggAAACTgatgtggatggttccctacaacgctcttcacaagtaaaataaatgatcagttcactattttcattgaatttgggtgtaagaagaagaaaaatgacaaaagaatgtttaaaagaaatatcaaaaatgtctgaaaaagctCTTAAAACACAGGGGGAACAAATTGCCAAAAAGCGCTGGaaaaaaattgccaaaaacattgtaaaaagtgacaaaaaaaactttgggacaagtgtcgaaaaagaacaacaaaatgttgaaaaaactaaaattttgacccagaaaaactaaaagttgcttgatcgacaggaagacaacacaagtgttaaaggtcccatgatatggtgctctttggatgcttttatatagaccttagtggtcccctaatactgtatctgaagtctcttttatatagaccttagtggtcccctaatactgtatctgaagttcttttatatagaccttagtggtcccctaatactgtatctgaagtctcttttatatagaccttagtggtcccctaatactgtatctgaagtctcttttatatagaccttagtggtcccctaatactgtatctgaagtctcttttatatagaccttagtggtcccctaatactgtatctgaagtctcttttatatagaccttagtggtcccctaatactggatctgaagtctcttttatatagaccttagtggtcccctaatactgtatctgaagtctcttttatatagaccttagtggtcccctaatactgtatctgaagtctctttcccgaaattcagccttggtgcagaattacagccactagagccagtcccacaatgagctttccttagtatgtgccatttctgtgtctgtagctattgaggaggagagaggggggggcaaggtggagggtgggggtgtggccttgaccaactgccactttgctcgtttgaaagccatgatgtctctctctcatgggtgagccaaattctctgggcgggcaaagcagagaaaggggaggtaaccttactccttatgacctcataaggagaagattcctgattggtccatctgagctttcattttctcaaaggcagagcaggatacccaggactcggtttacacctatcaccatttctagccactgggggaccataggcaggctgggggaacgcatattaatgtaaaaaaaaactcacaaagtGACGTTTTcgtgccatgggacctttaaataaagtaCTGTATATAGTACTTTCCCAAATCCATGGCCTTAAAGCACTTTATTCAACTTATTACTACaatactaggggtggggggaaaaatcgatacagcatagtatcgcaatattttccgtggcaatactgtatcgatacacagacgccaagaatcaatcttttattatatatgtgttggtcagtccgTCTGCTTGACAATGTCAATTTGTGGCAATAAaagtgaagtgagatgaacaaacagagaaatgtatctttttagataaaacagatgttgacaaagtttccttttggggacatcatttgaaattgggaaaaatttgaagttggaaaaaaggtaataaatagCAATAtaatcgcagaatattgcaatatgtttaaaaccGCAATAATaacgtatcgtgacataagtatcgtgatgatatcgtatcgtgatacACCCtatacaatactttttttttggaataaaagaagaagtaacttaaaattaaaaaaagaggctACTCCACAGGACACATTTGCTTTAAGGACAATGTGTTGTAATAGTTTGATTTACTTGATTTATTTACTTCAGTTTATTTTGGATGACAGTTGAGTAaagtataacatatataatacCTTTAAATATGTAGGGCTTGATTTAATAAATATCTGATGTAAGACCGTACCTGATCTGATATGATGATCGATGTCATCGACTTTAATGATGGCATCTGCTATGCCAgcctctgtgtctttgtctcgcACCACTCCCTTTATTCCACGGTGGACCTAAAACAAAAGAGAGACAGTACAGTTGTATTTGTGCTGTATACGAAACATATACGGCATACAATGTTATGTGTAAGCTCTATTCTAATTTTTGCTACCAGATTCCGAGGGATGTTCATCTGacttaagaaaaataaataagaagagGGATATTAAAAAGGGATATTAAAGAAACAAAGATTAAGGGAGAGCAgctgaagaaggaaaaaagattTCTTTAAAAGATCAACATGTTAGCAGAGCTCGACCAAAGCAGACCTGCTCCATGTAAACCAGCAGAGATTCTCTGTTGTTCTCCCACTCGATGGGGAGCTCGCTGGCGTGAGGGAATTTATCACAGGACAACTCCACCGTCACCTCGAAACAGTTGGTGTGCAGGTAGCTGAAATCATTCATACCtgcaaggaaagaaaaaaatcgCAGAAATGTATATTTcctgttaaagtgctcatattatgctttttactttgtaacacgttataatgctcgcctagctgctagcgtggcacgccctcatactctgcttctgactggctagtagtccttacctagctactgagcatgtgcgactcccaacaaagatggtatgGAAGtgggatgtctcactctgtagctaaaacagagagctcaacacacagggtgaaaagaggagctgcagcaatgtgcagtacaacaaatatatggtgttttctgaaaattaaaccacataaacctattctggtacaacctctaaatacaattataaagctgaaaattagcataatacaAGCACTTTAAGTTAAGTTGTGTTCAATTTCTTACTAAGTAACCTCATTTTAGACTTAAAGCTGTAATCTGTTACTTTCTGTCACAACAATATCCACTGCCATTTTGTTGAGCTGTTTTTATTAAATTGCAACAACAAGCCTCAACTTTTGCTCCAGTCAAACCTTGTCGCTAACTTTTATGACTTCCTCTAgcctatatcctcgacgttccacttccaggattacTCTGTTGCAGACGGAAATTCCGACGGATTttactcatttaggccggatatccgttgccttgggcttcctttgtgatGGAATTCATACTCATACtcctggtggatttctgaggactatggttaactgctcctcagatctctgcagggtaaatccagacagctagctagactatctgtccaatcggagttttctgtcaTAACTACTTTTATGCTGCGTTTGGACTAGCCACACCCTCATCCACAGcattgtggaggaaggtccggCAAAGGGAGCCTATGACTTCATAGATAACACGTAGAGTGTGAATTATTCCCAAAAGCTCATAACTAATAAATAACCTTGGGCAGATCAAATTAGAGGGCACCTGCAGACCCAAATCTCACCTGATTATGGACTGCAAACCAAACTCTACCATACATATGAAACATATGAATGTAATAACTATACCATCATAATTTCACATAAGTGAAAAACACACATTCTTACTTCCTGGTACGTTGTGCCATGCAGCTCCATTGATGATGTTGTTGTATCTAATGAAGTCCTTGTTGTGGCAGGGCCGCCGGTCCGGGTTGGACATCacctggatatatatatatatatatatatatatatatatatatatatatgatacagGAACATGTTTAGTCTATAATGATGTTTTCTGAGATgctttaaccctcatgttgtcctcgggtcaaattagACCATTATTCAAAACTTCTatattgcccaaaaataacatggatggttccatacaacattcttaaataaatgaattttgggtgttttatttaattgaatagAATCCATTTTCTTCCCAGACCACAGGTGTGATTATTTGCTGCCATTAAAAATagtgaaatggtttcaaaacagtatcctgactaaatcTGTTGAAGTATGTGATAATCCATCAACAAACGTTTCTCTGATTttaattagtcaaaataattgatAACTTagtgcttttttaactcaaaaacaAGGCATAATTTCACAAAAATGAGGTTCATTGACGATGAATTCCAaacataagtgtaaaactagtgggaataagttggaatgaagttggctagAAGGTGTAACACAGACTTGGGTGATAAGTTATGTTTTAAGCTTTACAGCGTGCGTgatcgacgggaagacaacacgatgGTTAAGAATGAGAGCAGGAAGTGACAGGAGGAGTGGCGGTTTGACCTGATTGGTGCTGGCGTACACTGTGGCCAACCAGCGGAAGAAGCTCTCATCAGCGGTGGGCGTGTGCTCGTGAGGTGCCCAGTCCCGGGTCATGTCGAACGGGTAGACGACCACCAGCTCCCCGCCATGGAGGTTAGCGCTGAGAACAAATGGGATGTTCTGCATCCAGTTGATGACAGCTCGGGTCTCTGACGCCACCTGATGTCGGAGCGGGAGATCCAGTCAGAGGATAGACTCCACTCACAGTTTCTACACATATTGCACATTTGAAGTTTGGTAGATTTGCAGTTTTAGACACGCGTCTGACGTTTTCATCACAACAGATCAGTAAGCAGTGGAAGATGTTATACCACTAGCTTCAGTCAGACGATGCCttttctccatccatccattgtcaggataattatttatcaaagaatgGATAAAATCACTGGAGTTCTCGCAAAAGTTCGTTATTACTTGTAAGTAGAGTCAGTTTACAGCATGAGTACAGAAAATGACTAATGATAGTCTTCAGCAGCAGCCTTTTATAAGCAAGAGGGAGTAATAATACAAAAGAAATACTGTCTTCTTATCTCTGGTCAGGCGTCTCCTCCACATGTGCTCTGCCCTCAAGGGAATTCTGTACTTTTCACAAGGTCAGTGGCTCTGATGATTATCTCATGAGAACAGAAATATTTGCACACAGACTTCATGCAAATAGTTTAACACTAAAACGAAGCAAAGATTATAGCAAGCATAACTTTTCTAACAATCCACGAGAGCTGGGCGATAAGGAGAAAATCTAATATCCCGATATTTGtaaccaaatacctcgatggcgatattgtagggttgacaattggtgctttcacaaaatatgcacacaatgagattttagataaataatcatcagtaatgttgatataataactatgtgggtaaaggcaaataatagaacagctagaacagtccggtaaattcagaaaatgacattactctactgtaatgcagccttttaaaccaggaaaagacagcaTTGGACCCAAAGCTTCCCTTTCCCGGACCACATTAAGCAGCTCTGAcagcgttcccaggccagggtggagatacAGTATAACCTCTCCACCTAGACCTGAGGCTTCCCCCAGTATTTTCTTTTGATAGATATTCCTGTGTTTTACATTTCATCCATATTCAGATATAAATGAGTATTTACTGCTGTACTTTAGAGTTGCATTTGAGCCTTTAATCATTTTAACAAagatacaatattttttttttaagtgttcaAAATAAGTATACCCCACAAGTTAGCCACATAGATGATATCAAAGTCTCATGGATATGTGTGGTCCAAACGGAAGTGGAATTACTGAATATTTAAATCATCTTTGCCTCTGAAAGGCCCCAGACAGCCATGGTACACCCACACAAGTGATTTCACTCACTTTGCCTGATTAAACCTAGTCTAATCAAGTCTATCAGCCAGAGTCAATGAAAACACCTGTGAGGGCCTTGGAAGGAGGGAATTCCCTTAACTATAAACAATATGAAACAATATTTCCGtgtgtaattatttattttatcattattcCCATCTCGATTTTGCAGCGTTactgtttgacttttttttcttataatagCTGATACGTTTATGGTGGAATAAACAGCAAGCCTCAACACAACTTCCCATAACCAATCTGCCATCAGTCATAACTTTCAAATACACACAGTGGCTTTAATGCAACACATAGCAACAATAAACACAAGCAATGGAATTGGGAAGCCATAAACAAACTAGACCATCAGCTATTTTATGAgtgtcttctttctttcttagcATTAGTGCTAATATTGTTGGTGTTTCTCAAATGTTGACAGATTTTCTCACAGACCCTGTTGCATAAAGTTGTAATGAAACAAGTGAAAGTTTAAAGGGCCAAAGCCGTCAAAATGTTCCTGTCACCCTAAATATAAAACGTGATAGCACTGCTAGGAACAGAAATAAGATCAAAAGATAAGGAGGCAGGAAAAGAGAAGAGTCCTCATTTtgagcaagggggtaagcttcgtttcagaactcgaacctcctatggcgccattttgacgctacaaagagatcacctcccgttagcattccactgactagcattcattttggcgccactttgacagcgaataactttacatctgaagcgtttaaatactctatttgtccattgtttatttataaagaaacacgacaatgtataaaaggctccattaccttgtacctcacatacagtacaggagaagctcgcaggcagtttggatttacgttagctgtttaggtttaattactaatgttaactagcatgttagtgagcaataattagcctgtgcctatgttatctccttacatatacctacgctatctgtctctgtaagattgggaatgattgagatttctctcggcacagctaccagaagacttcacactttcagacacgttgctcacgtcacatttacgtcgtctctctcagttggaggctgcgtagtaaaggaagagatcaccggaaaagtgcttctaatagccttcactggtctccgtccagagcaacgggctctgttggtccattatatatatgtcaatgattttGAGAATTAGAGAAATACTGCAAgaagaatggtgtgtgtgtgtgtgtgtgtgtgtgtgtgtgtgtgtgtgtgtgtgtgtgtgtgtgtgtgtgtgtgtgtgtgtgtgtgtgtgtgtgtgtgtgtgacgtgtgtatatacagtaaaacTTACAAAGGCCTCCTCAGAGGTGTAATGCTCGGGGATGGGGAAGTAGTGGTTGATGAGCTTGGACCGGTCTGTCTCCAGCTCGATGGCGGACCACATCCCTGAGTTTAGGTCAGCAAAATTGTGGTTCATGTCGATACCTTCATAGCTGTAACGACCCCAGGCCCAACCTGCCAGTTCTGAGCCCTGCACATTAGAAAAAGTGGGATGAAGCATCattacaacacaacaacaacaactggacTAAATGCATTTCAAGTACATGAGGAAAATGTGCGATACGCGTTCAGATTGTTGAATGTGGCGATAACGATATAACTTAGATAgccagatattaaagtgttgcTAGTtcagctgctttcagtattctgctcaaaacacaacaaactgcttgttgaatttcaaacaaactttcttttattgaccAAATTggattgaatataaaaggcaccactaacaaaaaaaaacaaaaaacaacattttaaagatgcagtaggtaagtcttataaaactaactttctgtcatatttgctgaaactgaccctatgttccagtagaactacatgaattatgtaaaaaaaaaaaaaagacagctcctctggcacctcctacagcctgtagtgccattggcaaaattccatcgctcccggtcgattttctccaatcagggccacaggggtggtctatctgcctgtcaatcactgctcaggcacacgcatatatagc from Perca fluviatilis chromosome 10, GENO_Pfluv_1.0, whole genome shotgun sequence includes the following:
- the LOC120566559 gene encoding probable carboxypeptidase X1, whose translation is TSTTRLRIPRVSPRLLVLQVFEGNQDTETPVLGLFNTSTVARYIRINPQTWYQNGTQGDICLRAEVLGCALPDPNNIYAWQTQPTGSKDELDFRHHNYKEMRKLMKSVNEACPDITRIYSIGKSYTGLKLYVMEISDNPGKHELGEPEFRYVAGMHGNEVLGRELLLNLMQYMCQEYKRGDQRIVRLVTETRIHLLPSMNPDGYEMAFKKGSELAGWAWGRYSYEGIDMNHNFADLNSGMWSAIELETDRSKLINHYFPIPEHYTSEEAFVASETRAVINWMQNIPFVLSANLHGGELVVVYPFDMTRDWAPHEHTPTADESFFRWLATVYASTNQVMSNPDRRPCHNKDFIRYNNIINGAAWHNVPGSMNDFSYLHTNCFEVTVELSCDKFPHASELPIEWENNRESLLVYMEQVHRGIKGVVRDKDTEAGIADAIIKVDDIDHHIRSVTDGDYWRLLNPGEYQVTVSAEGYFPSSRTCQVMYDHYPTICDFRLTKMPKQRLKDILARGGKLPKDLQLRLRQLRLRKLRVTTKAINQRRNASKRAKRM